DNA sequence from the Oncorhynchus nerka isolate Pitt River linkage group LG9b, Oner_Uvic_2.0, whole genome shotgun sequence genome:
GAAGCCAGGCTGGACTCAGGGCATGACCAGGTCAGTGATACTAGAAGCCAGGCTGGCCTCAGGGCATGACCAGGTCAGTGATACTAGAAGCCAGGCTGGACTCAGGGCATGACCAGGTCAGTGATACTAGAAGCCAGGCTGGACTCAGGGCATGACCAGGTCAGTGATACTAGAAGCCAGGCTGGCCTCAGGGCATGACCAGGTCAGTGATACTAGAAGCCAGGCTGGACTCAGGGCATGACCAGGTCAGTGATACTAGAAGCCAGGCTGGACTCAGGGCATGACCAGGTCAGTGATACTAGAAGCCAGGCTGGACTCAGGGCATGACCCAGGCTGGCAGTGATACCAGGTCAAGCCAGGCTGGACTCAGGGCATGACCAGGTCAGTGATACTAGAAGCCAGGCTGGCCTCAGGGCATGACCAGGTCAGTGATACTAGAAGCCAGGCTGGACTCAGGGCATGACCAGGTCAGTGATACTAGAAGCCAGGCTGGACTCAGGGCATGACCAGGTCAGTGATACTAGAAGCCAGGCTGGACTCAGGGCATGACCAGGTCAGTGATACTAGAAGCCAGGCTGGACTCAGGGCATGACCAGGTCAGTGATACTAGAAGCCAGGCTGGCCTCAGGGCATGGCCAGGTCAGTGATACTAGAAGCCAGGCTGGACTCAGGGCATGACCAGGTCAGTGATACTAGAAGCCAGGCTGGCCTCAGAGCATGACCAGGTCAGTGATACTAGAAGCCAGGCTGGACTCAGGGCATGACCAGGTCAGTGATACTAGAAGCCAGGCTGGACTCAGGGCATGACCAGGTCAGTGATACTAGAAGCCAGGCTGGACTCAGGGCATGACCAGGTCAGTGATACTAGAAGCCAGGCTGGCCTCAGGGCATGACGAGGCTGtccttctccttctctatccCCCTGACCAGCTCCTCCACCCAGAGCACCTCCGACGCCACCTGTTCTGCCAGGACCTCGTAACGGTTCTCCAGACGGCCAAACTTCCTCTTGAGGGCGTTAGCAGCCAGCATGGTGGCGCGGGCATCCTCCTGACTCTGCCTGCGCTGGGCCTGGGTACGCTGCAGCTCCTGGCGGATGTGACCCAGGTCGCTGGCGATGCTCTGGTTCTCCTCCTTGTACCAGCCCTCCTTCTCCTCGTAGATAGACAGGAGAGCAGCCACGTCCTCCCGGCACGACCTGGAGAAGTCAGGGAGATGTTAGAATGTATGGAATACGTATGCTGTATCCAATTAGAGCGGCTGTACatgcattttttaaataatcaaCTTAAAATTACGAATCCATCCATCTATCgattcatccctccctctcacctctgGTTCTGTTCCAGGTCTCTCAGCCCCTCCTCAGCAGCAGCGATCTCCTCCAGCACCTGGGAGAAGCGTTCGAAGTTGACATAGGTGTTGTTGGGGGGCATGGAGGAGTGGGACTTGATGGTGTACTCCTTTAGACGCGTGGTCTTCAGGCGCCTGCGCTCCGGCTTCTTCCCGCTCTCCTCCTGGCGCACGTTCCGCCTCTTGATCacctgggaggagaggagcgtTAATGGATAGCAGATAAAGGGGGTCAAAAACCATCAGTAAAGCGGCAGTAAATTGGCAGTAAACCATCAGTAAAGCGGCAGTAAACCATCAGTAAAGTGGCAGTAAACCATCAGTAAAGCGGCAGTAAACCATCAGTAAAGCGGCAGTAAACCATCAGTAAACCATCAGTAAAGCGGCAGTAAACCATCAGTAAAGCGGCAGTAAACCATCAGTAAAGCGGCAGTAAACCATCAGTAAAGCGGCAGTAAACCATCAGTAAACCATCAGTAAAGCGGCAGTAAACCATCAGTAAACCATCAGTAAAGCGGCAGTAAACCATCAGTAAAGCGGCAGTAAAGCGGCAGTAAACCATCAGTAAACCGGCAGTAAATCATCAGTAAACCATCAGTAAAGCGGCAGTAAACCATCAGTAAACCATCAGTAAAGCGGCAGTAAACCATCAGTAAAGCGGCAGTAAACCATCAGTAAACCGGCAGTAAACCATCAGTAAACCATCAGTAAAGCGGCAGTAAACCATCAGTAAACCATCAGTAAAGCGGCAGTAAACCATCAGTAAAGCGGCAGTAAACCATCAGTAAAGCGGCAGTAAACCATCAGTAAAGCGGCAGTAAACCATCAGTAAACCATCAGTAAAGCGGCAGTAAACCATCAGTAAACCATCAGTAAAGCGGCAGTAAACCATCAGTAAACCATCAGTAAAGCGGCAGTAAACCATCAGTAAAGCGGCAGTAAACCATCAGTAAACCATCAGTAAAGCGGCAGTAAACCATCAGTAAACCATCAGTAAAGCGGCAGTAAACCATCAGTAAAGCGGCAGTAAACCATCAGTAAAGCGGCAGTAAACCAGGTGCTAAAAGCCAACAGTTGCTTTATAAGTGAAAGAGGGCAAAGGGATAGTCCAACATGTGGGATCAGTAAGATGTCAAATATGTGTGAAATGGCGAGAGATGTCTACCTTGATCCAGGGATGCTGAAGGCTGTCATCGATGGTCATCCTCTTCCTGGAGAAATAAGAGATGAAAAATAATCAATTATTACTTCCTGCTTTACTGTCATGCCTTAGTAATTGCAATTATATAATTTCCACTGAAGTTCTCCAAGGCTATGGTGCGGATTCAGTAAACGTTCATCTTTTGCTAGAGTCCCTACAATGATATATTAACTAACAAGACAAACAAAAGCAAATAGTTACTGTCATGGCCCTTACGTGTGTTGTTCTAAGTATTCCCAGGCCTGTTCTATCCACAGTAAACCAGCCTTACTTGGGATCCTTGACCAGCAGGCGTCTGATGAAGTCCTTGGCCAGCTCACTGGTATTGCTGAAGTACTCCTCGTCAAAGTCATAGTTGACAGCAGAGATGTTGGTCAGAGTCTCCTGCTTGGTCTCCCCCAGGAACGGAGAGGCACCACTCAACCTGAGGAAGACAAAACAACATGTTGAGAACACTCAACCTCAGGTTAAACAAGTGGTACGGACAAATATGAAATACAATCGCTTATTAGCTATTTCATCATGTAAATGATTGGATTGCTCAGAAATAATAACATTCACGTGTGTCGTTCTCCATTTTGTAAAACAGGTACAGAATATGATCAAAAATGTCTGTAGATTTAGAAATAATCTAAACAAAATGTTTGACGCGGTTTATGTCGCTCAACTGACACCATTATAATGTGAGGCAGTACTTACAGAATGTACGTGATAACTCCAATACTCCTGGAGAAACAAGAGGACAACAAATTAGTGAGATTTACTTGAAGGGTAAAGAAACAAGAaaaacaacaataacaaaaaGTTCTCAAAATcagaaaaacatttaaaataatcTTAGTTTATTTTACCACATGTCAGCCTCCAGTCCGAGTGGTTCATAGTTGACTATCTCTGGAGCTGTAAAACAAGCAGGATTATTAGAACCCAGATGATCTTCAGGGAGATCAGCACACAGACCTCCACTAATTAAAACCAATATGAAGGAATATTTTCCCCATTCCATAACATTAAGATCATTGTGgaatctttttattttattttaaagctATACGGGCcacccgagtggcgcagctgtctgaggcactgcatcgcagtgttgcggcgtcactacagacctggggttcaaccccaggctgtgtcacaaccggccgtgaccgtgTGTCCCATATGGCGGtagacaattggcccagtgttgtccgggttaggggaaggtttggtcggggggggggctttacttggttcatcgtgctctagcgactccttgtggcgtggcgggccgggcgcctgctaGCTGACTTGGGTCCTCAGTTGAGcggcgtttcctccgacacattggtgcggctggcttccgggttaagacgGTGGATGTTAAGAAGCGCGATTTGGCGGGACacatttcggaggacgcatgactcaaccGTCACCTCTCCTGAGGCCGttgaggagttgcagcgatgagacaagatcgaaatcaCGAAATTTGGGAGAAAAGGGAGTTCAAATGtccaaaaatacaaataaataatacaCTGTTTAAAGATACTGTATGTTTTAATAAGGAAAATGAATATGTAGGAGCGTCTCACACACATAACGAAATATATGCGGAACACTAAATTGCTATTATTATTAATACATATTACAAACACATCTCTATGGTCTCACCAACAAACTCTGGCGTTCCAAAGATATTCTTAAACTCATTCCCAGCTTTGATCTGATGAGCGATGCCAAAGTCGATGAGTTTGATCCTGGGGTTGGAGACGTTCTTATCAAGCAGCATGATGTTCTCTGGCTACGGCACAAACAAACATTTCAGAATGCAGATAATAATACAATACAGATGTTGTTTTTTTTAAGACACCAAACTGTATATTTCTCAAATGCTGGAAACCTTTTGGACGTTTTCACTGATGTGCCAATGACTCAAAACAGTCTATCAAGTTATACATTGAGTGAGGAGTCGGAGTGCTCCAATAGGAGTTTAAAGGAATTCGTCAAGTCAAGATGGAACTTTAGTTTACAATGCCAGCCTGGCTTCTCCTTCCCCAGACTCCACCCTACCCACCTTCAGGTCAAAATGAGCGATGCGTTTGGAGTGTAGATAGTAGACCCCGTCCAGGATCTGTTTGAGGAACTGTGTGGCCTCCTCCTCTGTTAGAGACTCCTTCTCTGCCAGGAAGTCAAATAGTTCCCCTCCAGACACTCTGGACCACACCACATAACAGGGTTAAAAAAATTACTCTATTTTATCAATATACTATTTGAGTACAGGTCTGGGCCTGTATTCAGAAAGAGTCTCAGACGAATGCTGctttaggatcagtttagccttttagatcatagtGAATCCGATTACAAGGACGGGGAGgtggctgatcctagatcagccccaAATATCAACTGGTGTAGCTCTACTCACAGCTCCAGGATGAGGATGACATCCGTCTTGTTCTCGAAGATGTCGTGCAGCGTGATGATGTTGCTGTGCTGGATCTCTCTCAGAATGTTCACCTAGAATTgcatttgatttatttcattaTTTTAAAAAAGGCATATAAAGCTGGTCCAGCCAGTACATACAATGATTGAGGATAAAACACAAAGCCTGAAttcttatttccattgtggttctctcacctccctctcgaTCTCCTCGCGGCTTACGCCCCGGCGGCTGGACGACAGGCGACGCTTCTTGATTAACTTGGCGGCGTACTCCGAGCCAGAACTCTTGTCTTTACACTTCCGTACGATGGCGAATTGTCCACTAGGAGAGttaatgaggatgatgatgatgatcgatagtataatataatatgtacATAAACATAGGAAACAAGAAAGAGTGACTGGGCCAAATTCAAATAGCCAATCTGGGGAAAATCCTGATTTAAAGCTATAAATTCTTGACTACAAATTGTATAGGCTAGTGTTCACTGGAAGCATTGCACAACACTGGTTGGCAGTTTCATTTTATGTAATAAGATAAAGACTCTATGCAAACATGTAAAGTGGgtggctatttaaaaaaaatatataaacatttaCACCTAACATCAGAGGGTACGggcattccccccagaaatgtccaggcttgttcagggacacattattccatttctgttagtcacttttctgtggaacttgttcagctcacgtctcagttgttgaatcttatgttcatacaaatatttacacattttaagtttgctgaaaacaaacgcagttgacagtgagaggacgtttctttttttgcagagTTCATAAATTCTGCATTCCTGAGGGTCTAGCCATTCCTAAAGTTAAGTCTACAGCGCTTCTCTATCTGCACAGAACTGAATGTTCTGTTCTGCCATTTAATGTACCCTTTCTGAGCAAACTCagccccccctccctctcacacagCATGACCATACCTAGAGCCAGAGAGGAAATAAACAGCTAGACTACTCCTAATAAACATCTAGACTACACctaataaacagctagactacacctaatacacagctagactacacctaatacacagctagactacacctaATACACAGCTAGACTACTCctaataaacagctagactacaCCTAGACTACTCctaataaacagctagactacaCCTAGACTACTCctaataaacagctagactacaCCTAGACTACTCctaataaacagctagactacaCCTAATACACAGCTAGACTACTCctaataaacagctagactacacctaataaacagctagactacaCCTAAAACAGCTAGACTACACCTAAAACAGCTAGACTACACCTAAAACAGCTAGACTACACCTAAAACAGctaataaacagctagactacacctaataaacagctagactacacctaataaacagctagactacaCCTAAAACAGCTAGACTACACCTAAAACAGCTAGACTACACCTAAAACAGCTAGACTACACCTAAAACAGCTAGACTACACCTAAAACAGctaataaacagctagactacaCCTAAAACAGctaataaacagctagactacttctaataaacagctagactacaCCTAAAACAGCTAGACTACTCctaataaacagctagactacaCCTAAAACAGCTAGACTACTCctaataaacagctagactactcctaataaacagctagactactcctaataaacagctagactactcctaataaacagctagactacaCCTAAAACAGCTAGACTACACCTAAAACAGCTAGACTACACCTAAAACAGCTAGACTACACCTAAAACAGCTAGACTACACCTAAAACAGctaataaacagctagactacaCCTAAAACAGctaataaacagctagactacaCCTAAAACAGctaataaacagctagactacaCCTAAAACAGctaataaacagctagactacaCCTAAAACAGCTAATACACCTAAAACAGctaataaacagctagactacaCCGAAAACAGCTAATACACCTAAAACAGctaataaacagctagactactcctaataaacagctagactacacctaataaacagctagactacacctaataaacagctagactacacctaatacacagctagactacacctaatacacagctagactacacctaataaacagctagactacacctaatacacagctagactacacctaatacacagctagactacacctaatacacagctagacaacacctaatacacagctagactacacctaataaacagctagactacacctaatacacagctagactacacctaatacacagctagactacacctaataaacagctagactacacctaataaacagctagactaGACCTAatacacagctagactacacctaatacacagctagactacacctaatacacagctagactacacctaataaacagctagactacacctaataaacagctagactagacctaataaacagctagactacacctaatacacagctagactacacctaAAACAGctaataaacagctagactactcctaataaacagctagactaGACCTAATGAACAGCTAGACTAGACctaataaacagctagactacacctaataaacagctagactacacctaataaacagctagactacacctaataaacagctagactacaCCTAAAACAGCTAGACTACACCTAAAACAGctaataaacagctagactacacctaataaacagctagactacacctaaaacacctaataaacagctagactacacctaataaacagctagactacaCCTAAAACAGctaataaacagctagactacacctaataaacagctagactacaCCTAAAACAGctaataaacagctagactacacctaataaacagctagactacacctaaaacacctaataaacagctagactacacctaatacacagctagactacacctaAAACAGctaataaacagctagactacacctaataaacagctagactagacctaataaacagctagactacacctaatacacagctagactacacctaataaacagctagactactcctaataaacagctagactactcctaataaacagctagactacacctaataaacagctagactagacctaataaacagctagactacacctaataaacagctagactacacctaataaacagctagactagacctaataaacagctagactacacctaataaacagctagactacacctaaaacacctaataaacagctagactacacctaaaacacctaataaacagctagactacaCCTAAAACAGctaataaacagctagactacacctaataaacagctagactactcctaataaacagctagactactcctaataaacagctagactacaCCTAAAACAGctaataaacagctagactacacctaataaacagctagactactcctaataaacagctagactagacctaataaacagctagactagacctaataaacagctagactactcctaataaacagctagactactcctaataaacagctagactacacctaataaacagctagactactcctaataaacagctagactacaCCTAATACACAGCTAGACTACTCctaataaacagctagactactcctaataaacagctagactactcctaataaacagctagactacacctaataaacagctagactactcctaataaacagctagactagacctaataaacagctagactacacctaataaacagctagactacacctaatacacagctagactacacctaatacacagctagactacacctaaaacacctaataaacagctagactactcctaataaacagctagactacacctaatacacagctagactacacctaatacacagctagactacacctaaaacacctaataaacagctagactacTCCTaatacacagctagactagacctaataaacagctagactacacctaataaacagctagactagacctaataaacagctagactacacctaataaacagctagactacacctaataaacagctagactacacctaataaacagctagactacaCCTAAAACAGCTAGACTACACCTAAAACAGctaataaacagctagactacaCCTAAAACAGctaataaacagctagactacaCCTAAAACAGctaataaacagctagactacaCCTAAAACAGctaataaacagctagactactcctaataaacagctagactacaCCTAAAACAGCTAGACTACACCTAAAACAGctaataaacagctagactacaCCTAAAACAGctaataaacagctagactacaCCTAAAACAGCTAATAAAAGGCTAGACTAAACCTTGAGGCATAAAGAGGAAATAAACGCATAGAAAGGCAATGATGTCATTCTTCTTCTGCAACACTGCAGAAAACAAAACTTCCATATAAAGGTAGGAAGTCAGGTttattgtgtcccaaatggcaccctatattcattttatagtgcactactttagcccTATGGTCTCTAATCTAAAGTAGTGCGCTACGTCAACAGGTTGCCATTTGGAACAAATTCAGGTTTAATCCTGTAGAAGCACATGACTCATTCTAGTGCTCCGGCTCTGTTTAGTTTATAAGGACTTGTTAAAAACACAGAGCAGGTTTGCATAACAGGACAGAGAGCTCTACACTGTTGAATAAACAGTCCCACAAATACACTGGGAATTTGCCAACGGATGTTTTCATCCTGTTATGTGATTTCAAGTCAACTAAGTGGTATTTGGATTGTATCATTAGGAGAGCCCAACAATCAATATTTAAGATCTTTGTAGAAATATTGCTTCACTTTACATACAAGAGTTACTAAAGgtgagggcctcccgagtggcgcagtgacctaaggtactgcatcgcagtgctagctgtgccactagagattctgagtCTCCCctcatggggcggtgcacaattggcccagcgtcgtccaggtagTGGAGGGTTTAGCCGGCAGGGATGTCTTTGTCCCAtcatgcactagcgactcctgtggcgacaTGGTCATTGTAATGTTTGAGGACAggttcattgtaatggctggaatggtagGTACACTTAATTGCATTGGCCCAGTGTGCCTCATGCTGGGTAGGAGTTTTCCTCAATCGTCCTAAAAGTACAAATTCTGCCCACTGACACATTGGGAGAGCTGAAACAAGTATCCTTTGTATCCTCATCCAGCAacactgtacagacagacagacacaggtcaGATCTTACCTCCCTAGCTCCTCTCCCATATCATAGAACGCCTCCACATCCTCTTGTCTGAAGCCAGCCATGGTCTGACTGGGTTGCTGCTAATAGAAGTTGTGTCTTGAATCACACTGAATTACAGAACAGGGAAACATGATTATTAGTACCTGTCAAGGAAATTGAGACCCATAACATGGCAACGATAGACTTATGTGATGCTGACATGAGCAAAACTAGATCAAATACATACTACACGTCATAGAGTGACAATAGGCATGCCACAGGCTGCATAATTTAGCCACAAGGGGGGTCAATACAATCagtttacacacatacagtaaattGATGTAACCATTTGACCCTGAACAAATTCACCCCCAACCAATGATGtgcataaccccccccccccccccccaaaaaaaaaagtgGTCGTCCTTATTTGGCCAAAGTCAACACGGCAGAGTTGCTGGGTTTCTTCGACTCCACCCACACGTGTGATGAACATAGTGGAGTGGAGAAGTAAAACTTGGCTGGTAAGGACTGAGAACTCCGCATACCGGTCTTACTTACGTCATCTTCTTCCATCAACTAGCTGATTAAAAGGGTCTCACTGCGGTTTTAACATTAGATAACCGTTTGCTACTTTTAGATTGAGAAACAATGGTTTCGTGTTATCCGAAAATACTATGGATTAACATTACACCgcaaattgtttttatttttgttgacaAGTAAAAACGGAACTTTAGCCATAtgtagctaactggctagctaccgTTTGGAGTCTGGAGAAGTGAGCTAGTGGGATACGGCTAACTTTTTCTCTAGAAATAACAACAAACATTAAAACCCAACACTCTTTCCGTGATAATGGGTCGTGGCAAAACCAAATTCTAAAGAAAATATAGCTACATTTTTGACAAAAGCTTGCTGGTAATGCTATATTAGATAGCCAACGTGATAGCTAGCTACATTAACTAATTCACTAACGTTAACTAGCGAACAGGATTCGCTGGTCATTCGCTCATCAATTTTCACATAACGTCAGTTGACACCGGAGATGGTAGTTTGTCGTTCCTTACTCTGTCTATACAAATTACAAGTCAGATACTTACATTATAACTGGCTACGGGTCCTGCATTCCTCTCCCGAGTCAAATTTCCGGTGGTAGAAGAaaattacagcactttgagacaggAGGATGGACCATATGGAATGACATCATACTGACTTCATCGTTGTGCGTGCACAAGTTTGAACCCGCAAAAGCAAATTATTACTGTCTGAAAGAGCAATGAATTTAGATTTTCTCAACAAACAAACAAGCTGAAATGTATCTGTCAAATAGCTTCAATGAATCCcaattatttaatccatttggGCCGTATTCTTGACGTTCAAAGACGATACAAAACACTGAAGACACAATTCATTAAAATAAAATAGTACATTTATTACATCTGTAATGTAAAACCATAATATGCCAGATCGTTCAAACCTGGCCTGATTTAGGGAAAACCATAgtaaaaagtatttttttttatgtttacCATCACAgcaaaaatatgttttcacttaTCTAGTCAGagaaccccccaaaaaaaaataagaTTAACAGAACACATGCTCATCACACTACATCAACATTCAGGCTGGTGACAACAATTAAACTACAACAAAATCATTTTCCTGATTTTAGGGACTCAGAAAGATGTGTGGGGCTGATGGGAGTGAACATGAAGTGCACCTTGGGTAGAAGGGTCAGGGGAGAATAGTAGTGAATCTAAATAatatttccttgattcctcacgTCCTCCTACCTTGTCACCTTTTCAAAGCATATCGGAGCAAACGATCTGAGGTTCCTCCCCTCGGATGTTCTTGTCCAAAGAAGGAAGCAAGGAGAGGACTTGAGAAATCAAGGAAATACAATTAAGATTCACCCCAGGAATTGGGCTACTGTGAGTAAATCAAGAGGAATAAGGCTTGTGGACTATCCATCCTGCTGTTGTATGAAGGGGTTGGGGATGGCCTCCATGCCATCCTGAGGACAGATGAGCACCACTGAGGTCCCTCGACACACCACCAGGCCCAGCTGTCGCGTGTCCTCGGTCAGCTTGAACTGGTCGTCAGGGTCTGGAAATAACAAAGCAAATTGTATTGGAGGAGGAAGTAGCATAACAGGTCAGAGATAATTGATAGTATGTGAAACTCCACCATGAATGATCCAGCACAACCTTCTTTATACGACCTTGATTTTATTGTACATTTTTTAACTAAAGGGCAACATCACAGATATGTTTTCCATTGAATTGTGTGGGCAACAGTCTCCTCGCCGACCAGGAGTGCATTTTCACTTTGTAgaagtgaaaaaaataaaaaaataaataaaagcaagTCTTAGTTTCTGCTACATACCTCG
Encoded proteins:
- the LOC115118593 gene encoding death-associated protein kinase 3-like, whose product is MAGFRQEDVEAFYDMGEELGSGQFAIVRKCKDKSSGSEYAAKLIKKRRLSSSRRGVSREEIEREVNILREIQHSNIITLHDIFENKTDVILILELVSGGELFDFLAEKESLTEEEATQFLKQILDGVYYLHSKRIAHFDLKPENIMLLDKNVSNPRIKLIDFGIAHQIKAGNEFKNIFGTPEFVAPEIVNYEPLGLEADMWSIGVITYILLSGASPFLGETKQETLTNISAVNYDFDEEYFSNTSELAKDFIRRLLVKDPKKRMTIDDSLQHPWIKVIKRRNVRQEESGKKPERRRLKTTRLKEYTIKSHSSMPPNNTYVNFERFSQVLEEIAAAEEGLRDLEQNQRSCREDVAALLSIYEEKEGWYKEENQSIASDLGHIRQELQRTQAQRRQSQEDARATMLAANALKRKFGRLENRYEVLAEQVASEVLWVEELVRGIEKEKDSLVMP